A window from Leptothermofonsia sichuanensis E412 encodes these proteins:
- the opcA gene encoding glucose-6-phosphate dehydrogenase assembly protein OpcA, with protein sequence MITTSAVALQKPKDISLHEIEEELNSIWNSQSVDDAALVATRASTFCMVIYEPEEFQQLLAILGFYDGPVDGIHGPLTKAAVHEAQRTYGLPITGRVDPETLARLRQEVAKLPPEKMQISNPNLRGFSVNDAIAALNPRRIITLCPTLGEDQGVTAEVSAYCPVQKVSGDHLICSEYITLRGTKEALNRVGDLTASLFIQNLPKFVWWKATPNPEQELFKKVVEACHCIIMDSSYFSDPESEFLKIQELIERGISVADLNWHRLLPWQELTAESFDPPERRADIGEIDRVMIDYEKGNDAQALMFLGWLASRLQWEPVAYLETGGDYDLRHVKFTGPHQREIEAELAAIPTADAGEIVGDLIGLRLASTNPQANCNTILCSETTGCMRLEAGGSAQAARTEMVTAINDQKAEFLLSQQLQRWGREVLYEESLAVAVKILKLKT encoded by the coding sequence ATGATTACAACTTCTGCCGTTGCACTCCAAAAACCGAAGGACATTTCCTTGCATGAAATTGAGGAGGAGTTGAATTCTATCTGGAACAGTCAGAGCGTCGATGATGCCGCTCTGGTCGCAACCAGAGCCTCTACCTTCTGTATGGTCATCTATGAGCCAGAGGAGTTCCAGCAACTCCTGGCAATCCTGGGCTTTTATGATGGACCCGTGGATGGGATTCATGGACCGTTAACGAAGGCAGCGGTTCATGAAGCGCAGAGGACTTATGGACTGCCCATCACTGGCCGGGTAGATCCTGAAACACTGGCTCGCTTAAGACAGGAAGTGGCCAAGCTGCCGCCTGAAAAGATGCAAATTTCCAATCCCAATCTACGGGGGTTCAGTGTAAATGATGCGATCGCGGCTCTCAACCCCCGTCGGATTATTACTCTCTGTCCCACGCTGGGGGAAGATCAGGGAGTGACGGCGGAGGTGTCTGCTTATTGTCCGGTACAGAAAGTATCGGGTGATCATCTGATCTGTTCTGAGTACATCACGCTCAGGGGCACAAAGGAAGCCCTCAACCGGGTTGGTGATCTGACTGCTTCCCTGTTTATCCAAAACCTGCCCAAGTTTGTCTGGTGGAAGGCAACCCCTAACCCAGAGCAAGAATTATTTAAAAAAGTAGTTGAAGCTTGCCACTGCATCATCATGGACTCCAGCTACTTCAGCGATCCAGAGTCAGAATTCCTCAAGATTCAGGAGTTAATTGAGCGTGGCATTTCCGTGGCTGACCTCAACTGGCACCGCCTGCTACCCTGGCAGGAATTGACCGCTGAAAGTTTTGACCCGCCAGAGCGGAGAGCCGACATTGGCGAAATAGACCGCGTCATGATTGACTATGAGAAAGGGAATGACGCCCAGGCACTGATGTTTCTGGGCTGGCTGGCCAGCCGTCTCCAGTGGGAACCTGTGGCATACCTGGAAACTGGCGGTGACTATGACCTGAGGCACGTCAAGTTTACCGGACCCCATCAGCGCGAGATTGAAGCTGAGCTGGCAGCGATTCCCACTGCTGATGCGGGCGAAATTGTGGGAGATTTGATTGGTTTACGGCTGGCATCGACCAATCCCCAGGCAAATTGCAACACCATTCTGTGTTCTGAAACCACAGGCTGTATGCGCCTGGAAGCGGGTGGCAGTGCCCAGGCTGCTCGAACCGAGATGGTGACTGCCATCAACGATCAAAAAGCCGAATTTTTACTCAGTCAGCAGTTGCAACGCTGGGGACGGGAAGTGCTGTATGAGGAAAGCCTTGCCGTTGCTGTCAAAATCCTCAAGCTGAAAACTTAG